A single Vigna radiata var. radiata cultivar VC1973A chromosome 8, Vradiata_ver6, whole genome shotgun sequence DNA region contains:
- the LOC106770468 gene encoding histidine kinase CKI1 gives MALRPSSFVILLAYGALLILIFVTPCWYVIILRMEKHVKLSNSKNSVSQLQSEIEQLGEVLRPMKSSSTNMARFLSSSLHDITNVSFSDIKSKVAPFLFAAFETIPYLAEISYIGVEGLFFSYYTHNHQVLAMYCNSSSTSVASNKIFIQPVNPETGELHGEPKNMLSNPFINASWIGEALNVSTGFSSFRTKWVNSDLLFLTSARIITRGLISLGFSATPITHSVTRIDQQHGTSSYLATKDGQVVVPGIQLTHFLISNDTVSFQSLNANTTNGVTVSCRDETAASSFNIRDIAYSIHCYTIDIMGIESVYVLAVPKEGYAIIDGNYKEKGLIVFVATMVTIFIAFFSFLYVNCRAFRREMHLCASLIKQCEATQQAEKKNMNKSTAFASASHDVRASLAGITGLIEISSELVDPGSELETNLKQMNGCTQDLLGLLNSILDTSKIEAGKMQLEEEEFDVFNLLEDVVDFYHPVAAKKGVDLVLDPCDGSVVGYSRVKGDRGKLKQVLGNLLSNAVKFTDEGHIAVRAWTRKPKLLQNSSTVTFNQFGFKQYLSCLFRNKTQPRSDVESTRSIQEDPHSMDFIFEVDDTGKGIPKENYKSVFENYVQIKDTSLGQGGTGLGLGIVQSLVRLMHGDIEIVEKDTGERGTCFKFNVVLSVCENEAVSDGVGGGSGDRIIECEEEQQTMQASCSGSSRICAMSPKLRICSSSPKPEASLVVLLIVDQERQRTSQRFMERLGIKVKVVNTGKGLFNTLRKIKLKAKHSSGQNSPASSDLSYWSTPHSSLDIATRVSLSSMEGTEHMPLVFKKTDVGASPGFILVVIDANAGPFSELYTIVSNFKKELRNPCKVVWLDKPFMRRINLKALNQDDIVTSKPFHGTRLFQTIKLLPEFGGSWQSNCSRAKREMGNEKVDDGETQQEIGKSSGSEKALRGKKFLVADDSAILRNIASATLISLGATVEQCENGEQAVRLVDEGLAREYPHPPYDYILMDCQMPIMGGLDATKWIRKIEKAYGVRIPIIALTAATERITIESGMDYHMDKPINREDLLKAITYINGKV, from the exons ATGGCCTTGAGGCCTTCATCTTTCGTCATCCTActg GCATATGGTGCTTTGTTAATTCTGATTTTTGTGACACCATGCTGGTATGTCATAATCCTACGTATGGAAAAACATGTGAAATTGTCGAACTCAAAAAACAGTGTCTCGCAATTGCAATCAGAAATTGAACAGTTAGGTGAAGTGTTACGACCAATGAAATCATCATCAACCAACATGGCAAGATTTTTAAGTTCAAGCCTTCATGATATTACCAATGTCTCATTCTCTGATATAAAGAGCAAG GTGGCTCCGTTTCTGTTTGCAGCATTTGAGACAATTCCATACTTGGCCGAAATCTCATACATAGGTGTGGAAGGTCTCTTTTTCTCGTATTACACTCATAATCATCAAGTTCTTGCTATGTACTGCAACTCATCATCAACTTCTGTTGCCTCCAACAAAATCTTCATTCAACCTGTGAACCCTGAAACTGGAGAGCTTCATGGTGAACCCAAAAACATGCTATCTAACCCCTTTATCAATGCAAGTTGGATTGGTGAAGCACTTAATGTATCAACTGGGTTTTCCTCATTCAGAACCAAATGGGTCAATTCTGATCTTTTGTTCCTCACTTCAGCCAGAATCATCACAAGAGGACTCATCTCTCTTGGCTTTTCTGCAACGCCAATAACTCATTCTGTCACTCGCATTGACCAACAACATGGCACAAGCTCCTATTTAGCTACCAAAGATGGAcaagttgttgtgcctgggaTTCAACTCACCCATTTCCTCATTTCTAATGATACAGTTTCGTTTCAATCACTCAATGCAAATACTACTAATGGGGTCACTGTCTCATGCAGGGATGAAACTGCTGCTTCTAGTTTCAATATTAGAGATATTGCATATTCAATTCACTGCTACACCATCGATATAATGGGAATCGAATCG GTGTATGTGTTGGCTGTCCCAAAAGAAGGATATGCAATCATTGATGGGAATTACAAAGAAAAGGGATTGATAGTGTTTGTGGCAACAATGGTCACTATATTTATAGCTTTCTTCAGTTTCCTATACGTAAACTGCAGAGCCTTTAGGCGAGAAATGCATTTGTGTGCCTCACTGATCAAACAGTGTGAAGCCACCCAACAAGCTGAGAAAAAGAATATGAACAAGAGCACCGCTTTTGCGAGTGCCAGCCATGATGTTCGGGCTTCTCTCGCAGGAATCACAGGTTTGATAGAGATATCTTCAGAGTTGGTAGACCCGGGTTCCGAATTGGAGACCAATCTCAAACAAATGAATGGTTGTACCCAAGACTTACTAG GACTGTTGAATTCTATACTAGACACAAGCAAAATTGAGGCAGGAAAAATGCAACTGGAAGAAGAGGAGTTTGATGTGTTCAATCTCTTAGAAGATGTAGTTGACTTTTACCATCCTGTGGCTGCGAAGAAAGGTGTAGATCTGGTGTTGGACCCTTGTGACGGTTCTGTAGTGGGATATTCACGCGTGAAAGGTGATAGGGGCAAACTAAAACAAGTTTTGGGAAATTTACTGAGCAATGCTGTTAAATTTACTGATGAGGGACACATAGCGGTACGCGCATGGACTCGGAAGCCAAAACTACTGCAGAACTCCTCCACAGTCACTTTTAACCAGTTTGGTTTCAAGCAATATTTATCATGCTTATTTCGTAACAAAACTCAACCACGTAGTGACGTCGAATCCACGCGTTCAATCCAAGAAGATCCTCATTCTATGGATTTTATATTTGAAGTGGATGACACAGGAAAAGGAATTCCTAAAGAGAATTACAAGTCTGTTTTTGAGAATTACGTCCAAATCAAAGATACTTCTCTTGGCCAAGGGGGAACTGGCTTGGGACTCGGGATTGTGCAGTCGCTG GTGCGTTTGATGCATGGAGATATTGAAATTGTGGAGAAGGATACGGGTGAAAGAGGGACATGCTTCAAGTTCAATGTGGTTCTCAGTGTATGTGAGAATGAGGCAGTGTCAGATGGTGTTGGTGGTGGATCAGGAGACAGAATAATAGAATGTGAGGAGGAGCAGCAGACTATGCAGGCTTCGTGTTCTGGTTCTTCTAGAATTTGTGCCATGAGTCCTAAGTTACGAATATGCAGCTCTAGTCCAAAGCCTGAGGCTTCCCTTGTGGTTCTTTTGATTGTTGACCAAGAGCGACAAAGGACTTCACAAAGGTTCATGGAGAGGTTAGGGATCAAAGTGAAAGTTGTGAATACAGGAAAAGGTTTGTTTAATACTCTGAGGAAGATCAAGCTGAAGGCTAAGCATTCCAGTGGCCAAAATTCTCCAGCTTCTTCGGATTTGAGTTATTGGTCTACACCTCATAGTTCTCTCGACATAGCCACAAGAGTTTCTTTGAGTTCTATGGAAGGAACTGAGCACATGCCTTTAGTTTTCAAGAAAACTGATGTGGGAGCTTCTCCCGGTTTCATCCTTGTTGTGATTGATGCAAATGCAGGACCATTTTCTGAGCTTTACACGATTGTGTCTAACTTCAAGAAAGAGCTTCGCAACCCGTGTAAGGTTGTGTGGTTGGATAAACCCTTTATGCGTAGAATCAACTTGAAGGCCCTTAATCAAGATGACATCGTCACATCCAAACCATTTCATGGTACTCGTTTGTTCCAAACCATAAAGCTCCTTCCTGAATTTGGTGGTTCTTGGCAAAGCAATTGTAGTAGAGCTAAGAGGGAAATGGGTAATGAGAAGGTTGATGATGGAGAAACACAACAAGAGATTGGAAAGTCATCAGGGTCTGAGAAAGCCTTGAGGGGTAAGAAGTTTTTGGTTGCTGATGACTCTGCAATTTTGCGCAATATAGCTTCTGCTACTCTGATTTCTCTTGGTGCAACCGTGGAGCAATGTGAGAATGGTGAACAGGCTGTGAGGTTAGTTGATGAGGGTCTAGCTCGGGAATATCCTCATCCTCCTTACGATTACATCTTAATGGATTGTCAG ATGCCAATAATGGGCGGTCTTGATGCAACAAAGTGGATACGAAAGATAGAGAAAGCTTATGGTGTTCGCATTCCTATCATTGCATTGACTGCTGCAACAGAAAGAATAACGATAGAGAGTGGAATGGACTATCATATGGATAAACCCATTAACAGAGAGGATTTACTTAAAGCCATCACATATATAAATGGTAAAGTCTGA
- the LOC106771548 gene encoding uncharacterized protein LOC106771548: MGNQVSLRPSDGRGKIVLWDGSVHEIEQSVTVAELMLEHPEQVVVELHSAVNQKRPTPLPADNKLETNKAYLMLPVRRGKPVGLSGEETRRILFILNSALHSKSLVGSSKFVPWLTRLCQNTTIVEPGRKEEEREKNEERCQFSELLPEILEARPEYLNRQLSGKGWKPTLDTIKEKNIDRKHSHWLFSGLSIPAHLTSTKL; the protein is encoded by the coding sequence ATGGGTAACCAAGTCTCACTTCGTCCCTCAGATGGCAGGGGCAAAATCGTGTTGTGGGACGGTTCCGTGCATGAAATTGAGCAATCGGTGACGGTGGCGGAGCTGATGCTGGAGCACCCAGAACAGGTGGTGGTTGAGTTGCATTCGGCAGTGAACCAGAAAAGGCCAACGCCATTGCCGGCTGATAACAAGTTAGAAACAAACAAGGCGTATCTGATGCTTCCCGTGAGGCGAGGGAAGCCCGTTGGGTTAAGCGGGGAAGAAACTCGACGCATTCTCTTCATCCTTAATTCTGCTCTGCATTCAAAGTCTCTTGTGGGTTCCTCAAAGTTTGTTCCTTGGCTTACGCGTTTGTGCCAAAACACTACAATTGTGGAACCAGGGagaaaggaagaggaaagaGAGAAGAACGAAGAAAGGTGTCAGTTTTCAGAGCTTCTGCCGGAAATTCTAGAAGCGAGGCCGGAGTATTTGAACAGGCAATTGTCGGGAAAAGGGTGGAAACCTACTTTGGACACCATTAAGGAGAAGAACATTGACAGAAAACACAGTCATTGGTTGTTCTCAGGACTTTCTATTCCTGCACATTTAACCTCTACCAAACTTTAG
- the LOC106771546 gene encoding E3 ubiquitin-protein ligase MARCH1: MEVSVIARNMEEVVLLVDDLKSVSGISRCRICHEEEFESSKTLEAPCGCSGTVKFAHRDCIQTWCNEKGNTTCEICLQQYEPGYTAVQKKSQIADAAMTIRDSLQISMTEQEPLNARIVEGNNYSECTYAADRSAACCRSLALAFTLILLVRHLFALLTNGMEDYPFTILTVFLLRASGIIIPMYIIIKTIGAIHNNIKRYHHLHEDSDDESSISDGEEEENERADDAILRH, encoded by the exons ATGGAGGTCTCTGTGATTGCAAGAAACATGGAAGAAGTTGTGTTGTTGGTTGATGATTTGAAATCGGTTTCTGGGATTTCTCGCTGTAGAATATGCCATGAAGAAGAATTTGAGAGCAGCAAAACCTTGGAAGCTCCTTGTGGTTGTTCGGGGACAGTGAAG TTTGCTCACAGAGACTGCATTCAGACGTGGtgcaatgagaaaggaaacacaACTTGTGAAATATGTCTCCAG CAATACGAACCTGGATATACAGCGGTTCAGAAGAAATCGCAAATAGCTGATGCAGCAATGACCATTAG GGATAGCCTGCAAATTTCAATGACTGAACAAGAACCGTTAAACGCAAGAATAGTTGAGGGAAACAATTACTCTGAATGCACATATGCTGCAGATAGAAGCGCGGCCTGTTGTCGATCCCTGGCTTTAGCT TTTACTCTTATCTTGCTTGTAAGACATCTTTTTGCACTGCTTACGAATGGGATGGAAGATTATCCATTTACAATTCTTACG gtATTTTTACTGAGGGCCAGTGGAATTATTATACCGATGTACATAATCATTAAGACGATCGGAGCCATACATAATAACATCAAACGTTATCATCATCTTCATGAG GATTCTGATGATGAGTCCTCGATATCAGatggagaggaggaagaaaatgagagagCAGATGATGCAATTTTAAGACATTGA
- the LOC106771269 gene encoding universal stress protein PHOS32 — translation MEKKERKIMVAVDESQESMYALSWCITNLVSDTNKLVLLYVKPPSAFYSLDAAGYIFSNDVIDAMEKYSMHLVNSVMERAEATCRNLKATNVNMERVVGVGDAKDVICSVAKKLEADTLVMGSHGYGFFKRAILGSVSDHCAKHAECPVVIVKHP, via the exons atggaaaagaaagagagaaagattaTGGTGGCTGTGGATGAGAGCCAAGAGAGCATGTATGCACTTTCATGGTGCATCACCAATCTTGTTTCTGATACCAACAAGCTTGTGCTTCTTTATGTTAAACCACCCTCTGCTTTCTACTCCTTGGATGCTGCAG GGTATATCTTTTCCAATGATGTTATTGATGCTATGGAAAAGTACAGTATGCACCTGGTTAATTCAGTGATGGAAAGAGCTGAAGCCACATGTAGAAATTTGAAGGCTACAAAT GTGAACATGGAGAGGGTAGTTGGGGTAGGAGATGCGAAGGATGTGATATGCAGTGTGGCGAAGAAACTAGAAGCTGATACCTTGGTCATGGGAAGCCATGGCTATGGATTCTTTAAGAG GGCAATCCTTGGAAGTGTTAGTGATCACTGTGCAAAACATGCAGAGTGTCCGGTTGTAATCGTGAAGCACCCGTGA
- the LOC106770466 gene encoding uncharacterized protein LOC106770466 encodes MSGNASNSGEVNPSVSSSVRSRSKNAPENRSNIGWKHGFDVNGNGRKVKCNYCSKIVSGGIFRFKHHLAGTTEDSERCASVPDEIKILMIKIVAEAKNASLKKRKINIGEDEEESESLEGGHKVFGFKGKEKVVTTSKGGVQATIKMMKKGYKEEVDAQVAEFFYTSVIPFNVIRNPAFAKMCEMIGKYGVGYKPPSYHDIREKLLKQAVKKINANLKEYKEEWKKTGCTIMSDGWTDRKRRSICNFLVNSPRGTIFLYSLDTSDISKTADKVFKMLDDVVEFVGEENVVQVVTDNAANFKAAGELLM; translated from the coding sequence ATGTCGGGAAACGCATCAAATTCCGGAGAAGTTAATCCAAGTGTATCTTCATCAGTTAGAAGTAGAAGTAAAAATGCTCCGGAAAATCGATCTAATATTGGATGGAAACATGGATTTGATGTTAATGGTAATGGAAGAAAAGTGAAATGCAACTATTGCTCAAAGATTGTAAGTGGAGGCATATTTAGATTTAAGCATCATCTTGCTGGAACTACAGAAGATTCAGAACGTTGTGCTTCTGTTCcggatgaaataaaaattttgatgataaaaatagttGCAGAAGCTAAGAATGcttcattaaagaaaagaaagataaatatcGGTGAAGACGAGGAAGAAAGTGAGAGTCTTGAAGGAGGACACAAGGTATTCGgttttaaaggaaaagaaaaagttgttactACTAGTAAGGGGGGAGTTCAAGCAActataaaaatgatgaaaaaaggatacaaagaagaagttgatgcTCAAGTTGCTGAATTCTTTTACACTAGTGTAATTCCTTTTAATGTAATTAGAAATCCAGCATTTGCAAAGATGTGTGAAATGATTGGTAAGTATGGAGTTGGATACAAACCACCATCTTATCATGATATTAGAGAGAAGCTCTTGAAACAAGCtgtgaagaaaataaatgcaAATCTTAAGGAATATAAGGAGGAGTGGAAGAAAACTGGATGTACAATTATGTCTGATGGTTGGACGGATAGAAAAAGACGTTCTATTTGCAACTTCTTGGTGAATAGTCCTAGAGGGacgatttttctttattcacttGACACTTCAGACATTTCAAAAACAGCtgataaagttttcaaaatgttgGATGATGTTGTCGAGTTTGTTGGAGAAGAAAATGTTGTTCAAGTTGTCACTGATAATGCTGCAAATTTCAAGGCAGCCGGAGAGTTGTTGATgtaa
- the LOC106770465 gene encoding uncharacterized protein LOC106770465, translating into MLISLLKKFTKDKDLIRPGVTRFATAYLTLPCLHELKASLLTMFSSEEWKTSKFGTSQEGRKLAHVVLDSRFWKNVSTCLKVVAPLMVVLRLVDSDVKPAMGFIYEEMDCAKEKIRSNFNNIKKSYEEVWRIIDARWDNQLHRPLHAAAYFLNPHFHYEPNFRFDDGGEVKEGLGLFGMEDAKECRKELNPGEWWDMFGDGTPELKRFAIRILSLTCSSSGCERNWSSFEMVHTKRRNRLHQKKMNDLVYVMYNSKLKSRXIRKTIALPFDDIESDDEWIAEETDDVVEIDQVEGENDSENVYLDGATTDPVLDALXLDNITFGNNEDAQHSSEEELDEDDNGDDGDDDAIIRGLED; encoded by the exons ATGTTGATTTCcttattgaaaaagtttactaaaGATAAAGACCTTATAAGACCGGGTGTGACTAGATTTGCCACGGCTTATTTAACTCTTCCTTGTCTTCATGAATTGAAGGCATCGTTGTTGACCATGTTCAGCTCTGAGGAATGGAAGACAAGCAAGTTTGGAACTTCACAAGAGGGGAGAAAACTAGCACATGTAGTATTAGATAGCCGATTTTGGAAGAATGTCTCCACATGCTTGAAAGTTGTTGCCCCTCTTATGGTTGTCTTAAGATTAGTGGACTCAGATGTAAAACCCGCAATGGGTTTCATTTATGAAGAGATGGACTGTGCAAAAGAGAAGATTAGGTCTAACTTTAACAACATAAAAAAGAg TTATGAAGAGGTTTGGAGAATAATTGATGCTCGATGGGATAATCAACTTCATAGGCCTTTGCATGCAGCTGCCTATTTTCTAAACCCTCATTTCCACTATGAACCTAACTTTAGATTTGATGATGGTGGAGAGGTGAAAGAAGGACT AGGATTGTTTGGAATGGAAGATGCAAAAGAGTGTAGGAAAGAGTTAAATCCTGGGGAATGGTGGGACATGTTTGGTGATGGAACTCCGGAGTTGAAGCGATTTGCTATTCGAATTCTAAGCTTGACTTGTAGTTCTTCTGGATGTGAACGTAACTGGAGTTCATTTGAAatg gttCATACAAAGAGAAGGAATCGTTTGCATcaaaaaaagatgaatgatttaGTTTATGTGATGTATAACTCCAAGCTGAAAAGTAGANAAATTCGAAAAACTATAGCTCTTCCATTTGATGACATAGAATCAGATGATGAATGGATAGCTGAAGAGAcagatgatgttgttgagattgaTCAAGTTGAAGGTGAAAATGATAGTGAAAATGTTTACTTAGATGGAGCAACAACAGATCCTGTTCTAGATGCTCTTNATCTTGATAACATAACATTTGGGAACAATGAGGATGCACAACATTCATCAGAGGAAGAGTTAGATGAGGATGATAATGGAGATGATGGAGATGATGATGCCATTATTAGAGGATTAGAGGATTAG
- the LOC106770467 gene encoding protein KINESIN LIGHT CHAIN-RELATED 2-like, with amino-acid sequence MAMVANGQEVEVAFVDCNIGDTYLSLARYDEAIFAYQRALKVFKIHKGENHPAVGSVFALKIYENPMPGVPPEETANGFMNVSAIYESMNELEEALKLLHKALTILNDISGQINTIAGMEAQMGSCTLC; translated from the exons ATGGCAATGGTAGCAAATGGCCAAGAAGTGGAAGTGGCATTTGTTGACTGCAACATTGGAGACACGTACTTATCATTGGCTAGATATGATGAGGCCATCTTTGCATATCAGAGAGCATTGAAAGTGTTCAAGATCCACAAAGGTGAGAACCATCCTGCTGTGGGGTCAGTTTTT GCACTTAAAATCTATGAGAATCCCATGCCTGGGGTCCCTCCAGAGGAGACTGCTAACGGTTTTATGAATGTATCAGCCATCTACGAGTCGATGAATGAGCTAGAAGAGGCACTTAAATTACTTCACAAGGCACTAACCATACTTAATGATATCTCTGGTCAGATAAACACCATAGCAGGAATGGAAGCTCAGATGGGGTCATGTACTTTGTGTTGA